One genomic region from Pongo abelii isolate AG06213 chromosome 4, NHGRI_mPonAbe1-v2.0_pri, whole genome shotgun sequence encodes:
- the IL13 gene encoding interleukin-13 isoform X1, which produces MVSGVTTWAYKSCHKTPRPQATQPMRPLLNPLLLALGLMALLLTTVIALTCLGGFASPGPVPPSTALRELIEELVNITQNQKAPLCNGSMVWSINLTAGVYCAALESLVNVSGCSAIEKTQRMLSGFCPHKVSAGQFSSLHVRDTKIEVAQFVKDLLLHLKKLFREGRFN; this is translated from the exons ATGGTGTCAGGCGTCACCACTTGGGCCTATAAAAGCTGCCACAAGACACCAAGGCCACAAGCCACCCAGCCTATGCGTCCGCTCCTCAATCCTCTCCTGTTGGCACTGGGCCTCATGGCACTCTTGTTGACCACGGTCATTGCTCTCACTTGCCTCGGTGGCTTTGCCTCCCCAGGCCCTGTGCCTCCCTCTACAGCCCTCAGGGAGCTCATTGAGGAGCTGGTCAACATCACCCAGAACCAGAAG GCCCCGCTCTGCAATGGCAGCATGGTGTGGAGCATCAACCTGACAGCTGGCGTG TACTGTGCGGCCCTGGAATCCCTGGTCAACGTGTCAGGCTGCAGTGCCATCGAGAAGACCCAGAGGATGCTGAGCGGATTCTGCCCGCACAAGGTCTCAGCTGGG CAGTTCTCCAGCTTGCATGTCCGAGACACCAAAATCGAGGTGGCCCAGTTTGTAAAGGACCTGCTCTTACATTTAAAGAAACTTTTTCGCGAGGGACGGTTCAACTGA
- the IL13 gene encoding interleukin-13 isoform X2 codes for MVWSINLTAGVYCAALESLVNVSGCSAIEKTQRMLSGFCPHKVSAGQFSSLHVRDTKIEVAQFVKDLLLHLKKLFREGRFN; via the exons ATGGTGTGGAGCATCAACCTGACAGCTGGCGTG TACTGTGCGGCCCTGGAATCCCTGGTCAACGTGTCAGGCTGCAGTGCCATCGAGAAGACCCAGAGGATGCTGAGCGGATTCTGCCCGCACAAGGTCTCAGCTGGG CAGTTCTCCAGCTTGCATGTCCGAGACACCAAAATCGAGGTGGCCCAGTTTGTAAAGGACCTGCTCTTACATTTAAAGAAACTTTTTCGCGAGGGACGGTTCAACTGA